AAGGCCAATGGCATTGCGTTTGAAATCGTTCCCGGTGTGACGGCGGCCTGCGCCGCAGCGGCAACCCTGGGCGAAAGCCTGACAGAGCGCGGCGCCGTTGACAGCTTGGTCCTGACCACGGGGCATCTAGAACAAGGCTATGCTGTTCCTGATGCGATCAAAGACCTCAAACCGGGAACCTGCGTCGCGCTCTATATGGCTGTGGGCGCTGCCCCTCAGATCATGGCGCAGCTGGACCGCAGTCACCCCGATGCAGGGCTGGACGTGCAGGTCGTCGCCAGGGCACAACGCAAACAACAGGTTGTTTTCAACTGCACACTCTGCGCGCTTGAAGATAGGTTAATGGCCCATGAGATCACTGGCGAAGCGATGCTGTTTATCCGCTGGCCGCGCAACAAGCGGCTTGACGCGCGTGCTGCTTGCAGATCTTGCGCAGTCGCGTGACCGAGGTTTGCGTAGTTCTCTCCCCTCCGGTGTCAGTGCGCCCTTCGCGAAAGATGGCCATGACGATGCGCCCGAAGGCATCACGCAAGGGCTGCTTCAGACTATAGAAGTTTGGCCTTCTTGGTGTTGCGGCCCGCTGGCGCAATTGGGAAAATCGGCCGCCGTGAATCACTGATGTGCGAGGGTCGACACCACTGGTTGAGCAAAAGAGAATTGCCACCCCGCCTTGTGCGGCGCGGGCCAGGTTTTAAGTGCGGGACGGGCAGTCGCGGCGCACTTCGCGGGTGCGCAATCCGGTTTCCACCAACATGCACCGGTCGCGCGCCTCGTAGTAATAGCCGCGCGCATACCACATGACCGCCTCGTTGATATCACCATCCGATACCAGCCAGGCGCCGCGCAGATACCGCCCCGCGTAGATCAGCGTGGTTTCCGCATCCAGCAGCGTCGAGGGCGGGCCGCGATGGCCCATCTGTGCCGCGGTTTCGGGAAGAATCTGCATCATCCCCCAATAGGGGCCGTTACGCGCGCGCGGACGGTAATCGCTTTCGCGCTGGATCACGCGGTGGATCAGCGCCTCGGGGATGTCATGCACCTGGGCGTATTTCACGATCAACGCGCGGATTTCCGGCGTTTCACCGGGATAAAGCGCAAGGGCCGCAGGCGGCGGGGCAGGCGGGTCCGTGCGGGCGCAGGCCGATAGCACCAGCACGCCGATAAGGGCGATATATTTGATCATGACAAATGCCTAGCCCGCGCAGGGCACACGCGTCCAGAGCGCAGGCCAATGCCCCAGCGGATTATCGCGCGCCTTTCAGGATTTATTGACCTCGACCAGCCCGATCCGGTCCATGAAGTTTTGCAGCTCTGATCGCCCCGCGTCAAAATGGGCGGCCTTGATCGCGTCGAAACGGACGCGAAGCGCTTGTTTCTCGGCGCCCTTGCAATCGTTCCAGGCGCGGCCCTGCAACCCCATGACCAACACGTAGTATCCGATGAAATGCGGGCGGGTGCCGCTGGCCAAAAGGCGTCCGTAAGCCGCGTCAGCCCCCAGGGCGGCGACTTCTGCGGCGGTGGTTATCCCGGCCCGGGCAAATTCGGCCGCCATCGCGGGGCCAAGGTTGCGAATGGTTGTGATACTTGCCATCCGCCCAGTTTAGGGTCGGCACAAAAAAAGACCAGAGGGCGCGGGTGCAAGGGGGGAGAAACCCAAGGGCACCGTGCCCGTCTGGTCTGCATATCTGCGCCGCGCGAGGGGAGGATCTGCGCACCGCAGGGT
This portion of the Octadecabacter sp. SW4 genome encodes:
- a CDS encoding lytic transglycosylase domain-containing protein codes for the protein MIKYIALIGVLVLSACARTDPPAPPPAALALYPGETPEIRALIVKYAQVHDIPEALIHRVIQRESDYRPRARNGPYWGMMQILPETAAQMGHRGPPSTLLDAETTLIYAGRYLRGAWLVSDGDINEAVMWYARGYYYEARDRCMLVETGLRTREVRRDCPSRT
- a CDS encoding TfoX/Sxy family DNA transformation protein gives rise to the protein MASITTIRNLGPAMAAEFARAGITTAAEVAALGADAAYGRLLASGTRPHFIGYYVLVMGLQGRAWNDCKGAEKQALRVRFDAIKAAHFDAGRSELQNFMDRIGLVEVNKS